From Methanococcus maripaludis, the proteins below share one genomic window:
- the fhcD gene encoding formylmethanofuran--tetrahydromethanopterin N-formyltransferase: MELNGVVIEDTFAEGFPIWVSRVLITAATERLAKAAATEATGFACSVIMCPAEAGIEKYVSPAETPDGRPGYIIEICHPKKAEIEHQLLERIGQCVLTAPTTAVFNAMGEDATEELKVGFKLKYFGDGYEKKVKCEECGKTLYSIPIMGGDFLIESKLGIKKGVAGGNFFIMAENNMAALMAAEAAVDAISEVEKTITPFTGGIVASGSKVGYTNPKYSFMAATTNEKMCPTLKETVEGTEIPADVNGVYEIVIDGIDEASVAAAMKAGIKAAVTIPGVKKITAGNYGGKLGPYQIKLQELF; encoded by the coding sequence ATGGAACTAAACGGTGTAGTAATTGAAGATACATTCGCAGAAGGATTCCCGATCTGGGTTTCAAGAGTATTAATCACAGCAGCAACAGAAAGATTAGCAAAAGCAGCTGCAACTGAAGCAACAGGATTTGCATGCTCAGTTATCATGTGCCCAGCTGAAGCAGGTATTGAAAAATACGTATCACCTGCAGAAACACCTGACGGAAGACCGGGATACATTATTGAAATCTGTCACCCTAAAAAAGCAGAAATCGAACACCAATTATTAGAAAGAATCGGACAGTGTGTATTAACAGCCCCAACAACAGCAGTATTCAACGCAATGGGCGAAGATGCTACAGAAGAATTAAAAGTTGGTTTCAAATTAAAATACTTCGGCGACGGATACGAGAAAAAAGTAAAATGCGAAGAATGCGGAAAAACACTTTACTCAATTCCAATCATGGGCGGAGACTTCCTCATTGAAAGTAAACTTGGAATTAAAAAAGGAGTTGCAGGAGGTAACTTCTTCATTATGGCTGAAAACAACATGGCTGCATTAATGGCTGCAGAAGCTGCAGTTGACGCAATCAGCGAAGTTGAAAAAACAATTACACCATTTACCGGGGGAATTGTAGCTTCAGGAAGTAAAGTAGGATACACAAACCCTAAATACAGCTTCATGGCTGCAACAACAAACGAAAAAATGTGCCCTACGTTAAAAGAAACTGTTGAAGGAACAGAAATTCCAGCAGATGTTAACGGGGTTTATGAAATCGTTATCGACGGTATCGACGAAGCTTCAGTTGCTGCTGCTATGAAAGCAGGAATTAAAGCTGCAGTAACAATTCCCGGCGTTAAAAAAATCACTGCTGGAAACTACGGTGGAAAATTAGGTCCTTACCAAATAAAATTACAAGAATTATTCTAA
- a CDS encoding ferritin family protein has protein sequence MPDFGHPFAGVAKDRKLTDEELIRSIRFMIAAEYEAIQLYMQLAESTDNELAIEVLKDIADEERVHAGEFLRLLKELSPDEEKFYAEGAEEVEEEIEKLKNK, from the coding sequence ATGCCAGATTTTGGACATCCCTTTGCAGGAGTTGCAAAAGACAGAAAATTAACTGATGAGGAATTAATTCGTTCTATACGTTTTATGATCGCAGCTGAATATGAAGCAATACAGCTCTATATGCAGTTAGCAGAATCAACCGATAACGAACTTGCTATTGAGGTCTTAAAGGATATAGCTGATGAGGAAAGAGTACATGCTGGAGAGTTCTTAAGACTTTTAAAAGAGCTTAGCCCAGATGAAGAAAAATTCTATGCCGAAGGTGCAGAAGAAGTTGAGGAAGAAATTGAAAAGCTAAAAAATAAATGA
- a CDS encoding endonuclease dU, with the protein MEYKDEIGVIGIDDAPFNKSDKEALIIGTYMRGNKIVDEILFKKIEKDGFDSTEHILKIVKDKHFTKINAIFLDGVTFGGFNIADIVKIYNETKIPVIAVMEKEPDLLKMKSALKKYFFDFPEKIEMLESFPKPEPFENIFIQCIGISFEDACKVIKKTRLRSKIPECLRISHIVGRGFLNID; encoded by the coding sequence TTGGAATATAAAGATGAAATTGGAGTTATTGGTATTGATGATGCGCCGTTTAACAAGTCTGATAAAGAAGCGCTGATTATTGGAACTTACATGAGGGGTAACAAAATAGTCGATGAAATATTGTTTAAAAAAATAGAAAAGGACGGATTTGATTCGACTGAACATATTTTGAAAATTGTAAAAGATAAACATTTTACAAAAATAAATGCCATTTTTTTAGACGGCGTTACTTTTGGCGGTTTTAATATTGCAGATATTGTTAAAATTTACAATGAAACAAAAATTCCGGTAATTGCAGTTATGGAAAAAGAGCCTGATCTTTTAAAAATGAAATCTGCTTTAAAAAAATATTTTTTTGATTTTCCTGAAAAAATTGAAATGTTGGAATCATTTCCAAAACCTGAACCTTTTGAAAATATATTCATTCAGTGTATCGGGATAAGTTTTGAAGATGCATGCAAAGTAATCAAAAAAACAAGGCTTAGAAGTAAAATTCCAGAATGTCTTAGAATTTCGCATATTGTTGGAAGGGGATTTTTGAATATTGACTAA
- the coaBC gene encoding bifunctional phosphopantothenoylcysteine decarboxylase/phosphopantothenate--cysteine ligase CoaBC: MHPTKTLHGAKSKLLNGKKLVVAVTSSIAAIEAPKMMRELIRHGAEVYCIMTEETKDIVGKYSFEFGCGNEVMDKITGKIEHVDLYNKCDGMIVFPATANIISKISLNIADNIVNTTAMMFLEKKPIIIAPSMHQNMLDTVKPHIKNLSEKNNVFVMGSKMEEEKAKAISIDEVSKLAIDVFSDKKEERKKVLILSGGTAEPIDKVRVITNLSSGKTGVSLAEEFCKNNYNVEVIKGLGKDVPYYIKSENVITSEEMLKKALELGENADIIISCAAISDYAPETNFEGKLSSDIKTQVINLKQTPKVLDELRKKFPQKIIVGYKAEYGTNLDELTEKAKIRLEKYNLDIIVANDLSKHYFGDDSNEVLIIDKEKALKVSGSKDEISKKIVEMVNNL; this comes from the coding sequence ATGCACCCTACAAAAACACTCCACGGAGCAAAATCCAAATTACTGAATGGTAAAAAACTCGTTGTAGCAGTTACTTCATCGATTGCCGCGATTGAAGCACCAAAAATGATGAGAGAATTAATCAGACACGGTGCTGAAGTTTACTGCATAATGACAGAAGAAACAAAGGATATCGTTGGAAAATACTCATTTGAATTTGGATGCGGAAACGAAGTAATGGATAAAATTACTGGAAAAATTGAACATGTCGATTTATACAACAAATGCGATGGAATGATAGTTTTTCCTGCAACTGCAAATATAATATCCAAAATTTCACTAAATATTGCAGATAACATTGTAAACACGACTGCAATGATGTTTTTAGAAAAAAAGCCAATTATAATTGCTCCATCAATGCACCAGAATATGCTTGATACCGTTAAGCCCCACATAAAAAACCTTTCTGAAAAAAATAATGTTTTTGTAATGGGCTCGAAAATGGAAGAAGAAAAAGCAAAAGCAATTTCAATTGATGAAGTTTCAAAGCTTGCAATTGATGTGTTTTCCGATAAAAAAGAAGAAAGAAAAAAAGTACTTATTTTATCAGGCGGAACTGCTGAACCAATTGATAAAGTCAGAGTAATTACAAACCTTTCGTCTGGAAAAACCGGTGTTTCACTTGCAGAAGAATTTTGTAAGAACAATTACAACGTTGAAGTGATAAAAGGACTTGGAAAAGATGTTCCATATTATATAAAATCAGAAAACGTGATCACTTCAGAAGAAATGCTTAAAAAAGCTCTTGAACTTGGGGAAAATGCAGATATAATTATTTCATGTGCCGCAATTTCAGATTATGCTCCTGAAACTAATTTTGAAGGAAAATTAAGTTCAGATATAAAAACACAAGTTATAAATTTAAAACAAACTCCCAAAGTGTTGGATGAACTTAGAAAAAAATTCCCTCAAAAAATCATTGTGGGATATAAAGCAGAATACGGGACAAATTTAGATGAATTAACGGAAAAAGCGAAAATAAGGCTTGAAAAATATAATTTAGATATAATTGTTGCAAACGACCTTTCAAAACATTATTTTGGCGACGACTCAAACGAAGTTTTGATTATCGATAAAGAAAAAGCTTTGAAAGTTTCAGGAAGTAAAGATGAAATATCTAAAAAAATTGTTGAAATGGTAAATAATCTCTAA
- the pyk gene encoding pyruvate kinase: MVEKSTEYRKTKILVTMGPSLEGTFEKSLEFIDGIRFNMSHANIESIEKYLDTLNEKNIAKLMDLKGNKIRIKKSNFSELIENQVVKLGKDILISYIPECIKKGQNILINDGKIKLIVESVEKDITARVLVGGHIKEKMGVNFPEGCFPNDLTDEDIKNVKFAVENEFEYIALSFVRSETDILNLKNLIKEYSGNCSVIAKIETKEGLKNIDEILNHSDGVMIARGDLGVEVAIEYLPIIQKNIIKLANEKGKLVITATQMLDSMVNNPYPTRAEVTDVANAIFDGTDCLMLSNETTIGKYPIDSIKTLDNIAKVSEGDISKFKQEIEFEEHSIYSGIAYAVEALSKKLNPKIVITPTTSGKTPLRISKFRFSSPIIALAPENIVFRKLRLVWGVIPKKIDEIGDVDEVLEISKKIAKNIIGSGIYVVTLGHPKGEKKTNVIKVESI, from the coding sequence TTGGTTGAAAAATCGACGGAATATAGGAAAACCAAAATTCTGGTTACTATGGGGCCATCTCTTGAAGGAACTTTTGAAAAAAGTCTTGAATTTATTGATGGAATTCGCTTTAACATGTCCCACGCAAACATAGAAAGTATTGAAAAATATCTTGATACTTTAAATGAAAAAAATATTGCAAAACTCATGGATTTAAAGGGAAACAAGATTAGAATAAAAAAATCAAATTTTTCAGAACTCATTGAAAATCAGGTTGTAAAACTTGGAAAAGATATTCTAATTTCATATATTCCAGAATGTATTAAAAAGGGCCAAAACATTCTGATTAATGATGGAAAAATAAAATTAATCGTTGAAAGTGTTGAAAAAGATATAACTGCACGTGTTTTAGTTGGGGGACACATAAAAGAAAAAATGGGAGTAAACTTTCCAGAAGGGTGTTTTCCAAACGATTTAACGGATGAAGATATAAAAAACGTGAAATTTGCAGTTGAAAATGAATTTGAATACATTGCACTATCTTTCGTTAGAAGTGAAACGGATATTTTGAATTTAAAAAATTTAATTAAAGAATATTCTGGAAATTGTTCGGTTATTGCAAAAATTGAAACCAAAGAAGGATTGAAAAATATTGATGAGATTTTAAATCATTCAGATGGAGTAATGATTGCAAGAGGAGATCTTGGAGTTGAAGTTGCCATTGAATATTTGCCGATAATTCAAAAAAATATCATAAAACTTGCAAATGAAAAAGGAAAGCTTGTAATTACGGCAACACAGATGCTTGACTCGATGGTGAATAATCCTTATCCAACAAGAGCAGAAGTTACAGATGTTGCAAATGCAATATTTGATGGAACTGACTGTTTAATGCTTTCAAATGAAACCACAATTGGAAAATATCCAATTGATTCAATAAAAACTCTCGATAATATTGCAAAAGTATCAGAAGGAGATATTTCAAAATTCAAACAAGAAATAGAGTTTGAAGAACATTCAATATATTCCGGAATTGCCTACGCAGTTGAAGCTCTTTCAAAAAAATTAAATCCAAAAATAGTGATTACCCCAACAACATCGGGAAAAACTCCGCTCAGAATTTCAAAATTCCGGTTTAGTTCACCAATTATTGCACTTGCTCCTGAAAATATAGTTTTTAGAAAATTAAGACTTGTTTGGGGAGTAATTCCTAAAAAAATTGATGAAATAGGAGATGTTGATGAAGTACTTGAAATATCTAAAAAAATTGCGAAAAATATAATTGGTAGCGGGATTTACGTTGTAACGCTTGGGCACCCAAAAGGCGAGAAAAAAACAAACGTTATAAAAGTTGAGAGCATATAA
- a CDS encoding DUF4013 domain-containing protein, whose protein sequence is MFFERYIKDPLQFAWSDPKKIFVGGVFQLISIGGIILGLLIMFASVIPSLLDIAPELALFTSLGGILVGFIVATIGVVFTAFIYGYYMKVIENTLEGSFELPEWEDFKGLLSKGAHFFFGIFILQLLFGIISLIVTAPFVILLMLNDGYSNVLIFNVFMNLVSFVLSAIEALYITLATINFVDKKEFMGFFDLKEVVSKISIEYILVIVAVALVSILVVIPVIIVLLIPVLIGIFTQNVFLMVAIALIVLAMPFLQMFLTVFGYRSYSNYYLSKKESILEENAGTENNE, encoded by the coding sequence ATGTTTTTTGAACGGTACATTAAGGATCCGCTACAGTTTGCATGGTCAGATCCGAAAAAGATATTTGTAGGGGGAGTTTTCCAATTAATTTCGATTGGCGGAATAATATTGGGACTTTTAATAATGTTTGCAAGTGTAATTCCTTCTTTATTGGATATTGCACCAGAACTTGCATTATTTACTTCTCTTGGCGGAATTTTAGTGGGTTTTATAGTTGCAACGATTGGAGTAGTCTTTACTGCTTTTATTTATGGATACTATATGAAAGTAATTGAAAATACTCTTGAAGGAAGCTTTGAACTTCCAGAATGGGAAGATTTTAAAGGGCTATTAAGTAAAGGGGCGCATTTTTTCTTCGGAATTTTTATTCTTCAACTGCTATTTGGAATAATAAGCCTTATAGTCACAGCGCCATTTGTTATACTTTTGATGTTAAATGATGGTTATTCAAACGTGTTGATTTTTAACGTATTCATGAATTTGGTATCTTTTGTACTTTCAGCAATTGAAGCACTTTACATAACCCTTGCAACGATTAATTTCGTAGATAAAAAGGAATTCATGGGATTTTTTGATTTAAAAGAAGTAGTTTCAAAAATATCAATAGAATATATACTTGTAATTGTTGCAGTAGCGCTTGTTTCGATATTGGTGGTCATTCCAGTGATTATTGTACTATTAATCCCAGTACTAATTGGAATATTTACACAAAATGTATTTTTAATGGTCGCAATAGCCCTTATCGTACTTGCAATGCCGTTTTTACAGATGTTTTTGACGGTATTTGGATACAGAAGCTATTCAAATTATTATTTATCTAAAAAAGAAAGTATTTTGGAAGAAAATGCAGGTACTGAAAATAATGAATAA
- a CDS encoding methanogenesis marker 16 metalloprotein, protein MEKLVVTVDELKKMVRNNEEDKIDEVEVVTAGTCGIMSGTLGIFHIPIGESFKKAEKFYLNGIEGYPGPCPNEFLGSVDCTIYGTKHFKNYGGGFLFKDLISGKEVEAVVESDGKTYKKMITLKDMPTAKLIGTRNAFKNYVALTNTGKPVNTIFHRKMLKSGEASFSGCGELNPLQNMNSDEKYITGKKILVNGADGLILGYGTRSSKEKPNMMISADMHEMDEYYIGGFTTSAGVEIFNTIAVPIEVNEKNKEYLKTLDSEIELPLTNVFGRTSLGSGKYSEVWEKADLRPKVDINRCRVCDSCEAQKMCPTNAIVRLDHLGKRTLPNENCFGCGVCVDSCAYGVYQMDRKSIMGIPITCRQSDRVRALKLAKELKKRIEKEEFKI, encoded by the coding sequence ATGGAAAAATTAGTAGTTACTGTTGATGAATTAAAAAAAATGGTAAGAAATAACGAAGAAGATAAAATTGATGAAGTTGAAGTCGTAACAGCGGGCACTTGCGGAATAATGTCTGGAACTTTAGGTATATTCCATATACCCATCGGTGAATCATTTAAAAAAGCCGAAAAATTCTATTTAAATGGAATTGAAGGATATCCTGGGCCTTGCCCTAATGAATTTTTAGGTAGTGTTGACTGCACAATTTATGGGACAAAACATTTCAAAAATTACGGTGGCGGTTTTTTATTTAAAGACCTAATTTCTGGAAAAGAAGTTGAAGCCGTAGTTGAATCCGATGGCAAAACGTACAAAAAAATGATAACTCTAAAAGACATGCCGACCGCAAAACTTATTGGTACCAGAAATGCATTTAAAAATTATGTGGCGTTAACAAACACGGGCAAACCCGTAAATACAATATTTCATAGAAAAATGTTAAAATCGGGAGAAGCTTCTTTTTCAGGCTGTGGTGAATTAAACCCGCTTCAAAACATGAATTCTGATGAAAAATATATTACTGGAAAAAAAATACTTGTAAATGGAGCTGATGGCCTTATTTTAGGATATGGTACCAGATCATCAAAAGAAAAACCAAACATGATGATTTCTGCAGATATGCATGAAATGGACGAATATTATATCGGAGGATTTACAACATCTGCAGGTGTAGAGATTTTTAATACCATTGCTGTTCCAATCGAAGTGAACGAAAAAAATAAAGAATATTTAAAGACGCTTGATTCTGAAATAGAACTTCCATTAACAAACGTATTTGGAAGAACGAGTCTTGGCAGTGGAAAATATTCTGAAGTATGGGAAAAAGCAGACTTAAGGCCTAAAGTTGATATTAACAGGTGCAGGGTTTGTGATTCTTGTGAAGCTCAAAAAATGTGCCCAACAAATGCAATTGTAAGACTCGACCATTTGGGAAAAAGAACACTGCCAAATGAAAACTGCTTTGGATGCGGAGTATGTGTTGATTCGTGTGCTTATGGAGTATACCAGATGGATAGAAAAAGTATCATGGGAATTCCAATAACCTGCAGGCAGTCGGATAGAGTTAGAGCACTAAAACTTGCAAAAGAACTTAAAAAACGAATTGAAAAAGAAGAATTTAAAATTTAA
- a CDS encoding 50S ribosomal protein L11 methyltransferase, translating into MELKLSVPQWHYSMLLDDERVSVFKEAVETSVKPGDIVFDLGTGSGILAMIAAKNAKHVYAVELDPITTEYTRENINENNFENITVIEDDAAYYPFSEKADVVIAELLDTGLITEPQVPVLNSIIEKGLLKEGGIIIPEEVYNSAQIVKSKMGHIYYDEEVTSEEVSNEIVYDTINFYRVNDEDVEYLLEFDLKEDVKNPAVRLNTYTKLKENLISGSSPMLNPPLVIPINGELKTGTVKIKLSYIMGGDLESINVEIIK; encoded by the coding sequence GTGGAATTAAAATTGTCTGTACCTCAGTGGCACTACAGCATGCTTTTGGATGATGAACGGGTTTCAGTATTTAAAGAAGCAGTTGAAACTTCCGTAAAACCTGGGGACATTGTATTTGATCTTGGGACTGGAAGCGGAATTCTTGCAATGATTGCAGCGAAAAATGCAAAGCACGTTTATGCAGTAGAATTGGACCCAATAACGACAGAATATACAAGAGAAAATATAAATGAAAATAATTTTGAGAATATCACTGTTATCGAGGATGATGCAGCATACTATCCATTTTCCGAAAAAGCAGATGTGGTAATTGCAGAACTTTTAGACACAGGATTAATTACCGAACCACAGGTTCCTGTTTTAAATTCGATAATTGAAAAGGGGCTTTTAAAAGAAGGGGGAATAATAATCCCAGAAGAAGTTTATAATTCCGCCCAAATAGTAAAATCAAAAATGGGCCACATTTACTACGATGAAGAAGTAACATCTGAAGAAGTTTCAAACGAGATTGTTTACGATACAATTAATTTTTATCGGGTAAATGATGAAGATGTCGAATATTTACTCGAATTTGATTTAAAAGAAGACGTAAAAAATCCTGCTGTAAGATTGAACACTTATACTAAATTAAAAGAAAATCTTATTTCTGGATCAAGCCCTATGTTAAATCCACCGCTTGTAATTCCAATAAATGGTGAATTAAAGACGGGAACTGTTAAAATAAAATTATCCTACATAATGGGCGGAGATTTAGAATCAATAAATGTTGAAATTATAAAATGA
- a CDS encoding ATP-grasp domain-containing protein translates to MKIGILAHKKTPENTMIFEELKKRCSVEFIGPLNVFLGSESYDFDLILSRVERDFLIEGIYALKDISKDIPVINSAETIQTCQNKYLTYLKLKKVSPKSFLTYSKDISEIFDKIDNNFGYPCVLKPIYGGYGDGVLKVTSKSEFVEVFEKNEKNELFVQEFVPYIHDIRVFLVNNEIIGSMERIPKNSWKANYSLGAEIKEFKLSNEVEDMVLDSVKKLGADIVGIDVLISNDKNYILEANITPQFRGMMNFVNVPEKIADYCINYLK, encoded by the coding sequence ATGAAGATTGGAATATTAGCCCACAAAAAAACGCCCGAAAATACAATGATTTTTGAAGAACTTAAAAAAAGATGCAGTGTTGAATTTATAGGCCCTTTAAATGTGTTTTTAGGTTCTGAAAGTTATGATTTTGATTTGATATTATCAAGAGTTGAGCGAGATTTTTTAATCGAGGGCATTTATGCTTTAAAAGACATTTCAAAAGATATTCCAGTTATAAATTCGGCTGAAACCATTCAAACGTGTCAAAATAAGTATCTTACCTATTTAAAATTAAAAAAAGTATCTCCAAAATCATTTTTAACCTACTCAAAAGACATTTCTGAAATTTTTGATAAAATCGATAATAATTTTGGATACCCCTGCGTTTTAAAGCCAATTTATGGCGGATACGGGGATGGAGTTTTGAAAGTAACTTCAAAATCTGAGTTTGTTGAAGTTTTTGAAAAAAATGAAAAAAATGAACTTTTTGTTCAGGAATTTGTCCCATATATCCATGACATACGGGTTTTTTTGGTGAATAATGAAATCATCGGATCGATGGAAAGAATTCCAAAAAATAGTTGGAAAGCAAATTATTCACTTGGTGCAGAAATAAAGGAATTTAAACTATCAAACGAAGTTGAAGACATGGTTTTAGATTCTGTAAAAAAATTGGGTGCCGATATTGTTGGAATTGATGTATTAATTTCAAACGATAAAAATTATATTTTAGAAGCAAACATCACACCGCAGTTTCGGGGAATGATGAATTTTGTAAATGTTCCCGAAAAAATTGCAGATTACTGTATTAATTACCTAAAATAA
- a CDS encoding potassium channel family protein — MYIIVAGMGRVGISLAKSLSGKGHDLVILDQNKKTCEEVAGEIDALVINGDCTKTKSLENAGIEDADIFIAVTGNQEINLISGLIAKKFNVSKTIARVSEPDYKDVFESLGIGVVISPELVAANYIEKLIDRPGVVDLAIVGRGDAEILELLIPPTSKVADKKIRELGGTKDYVIIAIYEGNELKIPDGSTELKAYDRILILAKTDSLDEVRKVFSSENKE; from the coding sequence ATGTATATTATAGTTGCAGGAATGGGCAGAGTTGGAATTTCACTTGCAAAGTCGCTTTCAGGTAAAGGGCACGATTTAGTAATACTGGATCAAAACAAAAAAACATGTGAAGAAGTTGCAGGCGAAATCGATGCTCTGGTAATTAACGGGGACTGTACCAAAACAAAGTCTCTTGAAAATGCAGGAATTGAAGATGCCGATATATTTATTGCTGTTACCGGAAATCAAGAAATTAATTTAATCAGCGGATTAATTGCAAAAAAATTCAACGTTTCGAAAACTATCGCAAGAGTAAGTGAGCCAGATTACAAGGACGTATTTGAAAGCCTTGGAATTGGAGTTGTAATCAGTCCAGAACTTGTTGCAGCAAATTATATCGAAAAATTAATTGATAGACCTGGAGTTGTAGACCTTGCAATCGTTGGAAGGGGAGATGCAGAGATTTTAGAGCTTCTAATTCCTCCAACGTCAAAAGTTGCAGATAAAAAAATTAGGGAACTTGGCGGAACAAAAGACTATGTTATAATCGCGATTTACGAAGGAAACGAATTAAAAATCCCTGATGGAAGTACTGAATTAAAAGCGTACGATAGAATTTTAATTTTAGCTAAAACAGACTCATTAGATGAAGTTAGAAAAGTATTTTCAAGCGAAAACAAGGAATAA
- a CDS encoding DUF483 domain-containing protein produces the protein MEIERLYKKIVELRDNDSDKFQVLSKHIQSMPDDMFEYILKRLEKQIEIVKKYEIEIRPAIDPFVSSELGIYRRLDDLELGELLDYPECCVKSFSETARYGIDSEHLKEIENMEFDEETYAVILPSGFIPCSINCKKAIANKLIGKIDKKTYDKLLKMEEELFIELPHYHGAYDEYFEKIIVKK, from the coding sequence ATGGAAATTGAAAGACTCTACAAAAAAATAGTCGAATTAAGAGATAATGATTCTGATAAATTTCAGGTGCTTTCAAAGCATATTCAGTCAATGCCTGACGATATGTTTGAATATATCTTAAAAAGACTTGAAAAACAGATTGAAATTGTAAAAAAATACGAAATTGAAATAAGGCCCGCGATAGATCCATTTGTTTCTTCGGAACTTGGAATATACCGAAGACTTGATGATTTAGAACTTGGTGAACTTTTAGATTATCCAGAATGCTGTGTAAAATCTTTTTCCGAAACTGCAAGGTATGGAATAGATTCTGAACATTTAAAAGAAATTGAAAATATGGAATTTGATGAAGAAACTTACGCCGTTATTCTTCCATCAGGATTTATTCCTTGCAGTATCAATTGCAAAAAAGCCATAGCGAATAAATTAATTGGGAAAATAGATAAAAAAACTTATGATAAACTTTTGAAGATGGAAGAAGAACTTTTTATAGAATTGCCCCATTATCACGGTGCTTATGATGAATATTTCGAAAAAATAATTGTAAAAAAGTAA
- a CDS encoding phosphatidylglycerophosphatase A: protein MTESLKNKCNSSNKNMLESDVVKLLSNLGVNFDNMLKCGMYMCICDESEKKEIETKFLEIMKKQIKNPNVSTLLISAIVMDERGRNGGLPFDYDSDPTYVYADEVIGMAIANEIAGTKATFNFKWYDAKKPGVIGKLDKDGYMFLDDAVAGFVAGCMSKVFE from the coding sequence GTGACTGAATCTTTAAAAAATAAATGCAATTCATCGAATAAAAACATGTTGGAAAGTGATGTTGTCAAACTTTTATCAAATTTGGGCGTTAATTTTGACAATATGCTAAAATGCGGAATGTACATGTGTATCTGCGATGAATCTGAAAAAAAAGAAATAGAAACTAAATTTTTGGAAATTATGAAAAAACAGATAAAAAATCCAAATGTATCTACTCTTTTAATATCTGCAATAGTTATGGATGAAAGAGGAAGAAATGGTGGCCTTCCCTTTGATTACGATAGCGATCCGACTTACGTTTACGCAGATGAAGTTATAGGAATGGCAATTGCAAATGAAATCGCGGGAACCAAAGCTACATTTAATTTCAAGTGGTACGATGCAAAAAAACCAGGTGTAATTGGAAAACTCGACAAAGATGGCTACATGTTTTTAGATGACGCTGTTGCAGGATTTGTTGCGGGTTGCATGTCAAAAGTTTTTGAATAA
- a CDS encoding stage II sporulation protein M, protein MSKEVYEILEIFDALKRHKNTIYLVSTIFLATFLFSYVFIYYDMFQFRYFGDLMYESFKIKVQSFSIENKGPFEIIAIILANNLFVAAFTYIIMFFALINIAVNSYLLAYVFYLTNPLEFILLIGPHGIFEIPALILAATSGLVLSMSIIKKFRKEKHYADYFKDSLRIFLVSVLLFVVAAFVEVLVTYQIALRIA, encoded by the coding sequence ATGAGTAAAGAAGTTTACGAAATTTTAGAGATTTTTGATGCACTAAAAAGGCATAAAAATACAATTTACTTAGTTTCGACCATATTTCTGGCAACATTTTTATTTTCTTACGTATTTATTTACTATGACATGTTCCAATTCCGTTATTTCGGAGATTTGATGTACGAATCATTTAAAATAAAAGTTCAGAGTTTTTCAATAGAAAATAAAGGTCCATTTGAAATAATTGCAATAATTTTGGCAAATAACCTCTTTGTTGCAGCTTTTACATATATCATTATGTTTTTTGCACTTATAAATATCGCCGTAAATTCATATCTTTTGGCATATGTTTTTTATTTGACGAATCCCTTAGAATTTATACTTTTAATCGGGCCTCACGGTATTTTTGAAATTCCAGCACTCATTCTGGCAGCTACATCAGGTCTGGTACTTTCAATGAGTATAATAAAGAAATTTAGAAAAGAAAAACATTATGCTGATTATTTTAAAGATTCTTTACGGATTTTTTTAGTTTCTGTATTATTATTTGTAGTTGCGGCATTTGTAGAAGTACTTGTAACCTACCAAATAGCCCTTAGGATAGCTTAA